From Phragmites australis chromosome 5, lpPhrAust1.1, whole genome shotgun sequence, a single genomic window includes:
- the LOC133918186 gene encoding dihydrolipoyllysine-residue acetyltransferase component 2 of pyruvate dehydrogenase complex, mitochondrial-like isoform X1: protein MSAAQLLRHSRKLRSLQNAIDCERSSLARCFSSGSGSFLVKENVGEGRCSLSGVGKRTGGANFSQYNKPMKELETFKVPLGVNRSYTWRRAPTSGIPNAVSGLNGSFSCGQVVSARPFSSSADLPPHQEIGMPSLSPTMTEGNIAKWLKKEGDKVSPGEVLCEVETDKATVEMECMEEGYLAKIIHGDGAKEIKVGEIIAITVEEEGDIEKFKDYKPSSSAEPVAPAESKAQPEPSKPKVEEKEPTKAPEPKAPKTEEAPQSGDRIFASPLARKLAEDNNVPLSSVKGTGPDGRILKADIEDYLGKGGKSEALAAPGLSYVDIPNAQIRKVTANRLLASKQTIPHYYLTVDTRVDKLIKLRGELNPLQEVSGGKKISINDLVIKAAALALRKVPQCNSSWMNDFIRQYHNVNINVAVQTEHGLFVPVIRDADKKGLGTIAEEVKQLAQRAKENSLKPADYEGGTFTVSNLGGPFGIKQFCAIINPPQSAILAIGSAEKRVIPGGADAQYEFGSFMSATLSCDHRVIDGAIGAEFLKAFKGYIENPTSMLL, encoded by the exons ATGTCCGCCGCTCAACTTCTACGCCACTCCCGCAAG CTGCGGAGTTTGCAGAATGCTATAGATTGTGAGCGTTCTAGTCTTGCCCGGTGCTTCTCTAGTGGTTCCGGCTCCTTTCTCGTGAAGGAAAATG TTGGAGAAGGGAGATGCTCTCTTTCAG GTGTTGGAAAAAGAACTGGCGGCGCCAATTTTTCCCAATACAACAAACCCATGAAAGAGCTTGAGACATTCAAG GTGCCACTAGGAGTAAACAGAAGCTACACCTGGAGAAGAGCACCCACCAGCGGTATCCCGAATGCTGTTAGTGGCCTCAATGGTTCATTCTCATG TGGGCAGGTGGTTTCAGCACGACCATTCTCAAGTAGCGCAG ACCTGCCACCACATCAGGAAATTGGGATGCCATCGCTCTCCCCTACAATGACTGAG GGAAACATTGCCAAGTGGCTTAAGAAGGAAGGAGACAAGGTCTCCCCTGGTGAGGTTCTCTGTGAGGTGGAAACT GATAAAGCCACTGTGGAGATGGAGTGCATGGAAGAGGGCTATCTCGCTAAGATTATTCATGGAGATGGCGCCAAGGAGATTAAAGTGGGCGAG ATCATCGCTATAACTGTGGAAGAAGAGGGTGACATTGAGAAGTTTAAGGATTATAAGCCTTCGTCTTCAGCTGAACCTGTAGCTCCTGCTGAATCAAAGGCTCAACCTGAGCCTTCAAAGCCAAAGGTGGAGGAGAAAGAGCCTACCAAGGCTCCTGAGCCCAAGGCCCCCAAAACAGAAGAAGCTCCTCAATCTGGAGATCGAATATTCGCCAGCCCTCTTGCTCGAAAGCTGGCAGAAGATAACAAT GTCCCACTGTCAAGTGTGAAAGGTACTGGTCCTGATGGGCGTATTTTGAAGGCAGACATTGAAGATTACTTGG GCAAGGGTGGCAAGAGTGAGGCTCTTGCAGCTCCAGGATTAAGTTACGTAGATATTCCAAATGCACAGATAAGAAAG GTTACCGCAAACCGCCTTCTAGCATCGAAACAAACCATTCCACATTACTACTTGACAGTTGACACACGTGTCGATAAACTTATCAA GTTACGAGGGGAACTGAACCCTCTGCAGGAAGTCTCTGGTGGAAAGAAAATATCTATCAACGATCTTGTTATAAAG GCTGCAGCTTTGGCTCTTCGAAAGGTCCCCCAGTGTAACAGCTCATGGATGAATGATTTTATTCGTCA ATACCACAATGTGAACATCAATGTCGCTGTTCAGACTGAGCATGGATTGTTTGTTCCAGTAATTAGG GATGCAGACAAGAAGGGACTTGGTACAATTGCTGAGGAGGTGAAGCAGTTGGCTCAAAGAGCAAAGGAGAACAGCTTAAAACCAGCAGATTATGAG GGTGGCACATTCACCGTATCAAACTTGGGAGGTCCTTTCGGAATTAAACAATTCTGTGCCATCATAAATCCTCCTCAGTCAGCAATATTGGCCATTGGTTCTG CTGAGAAGAGGGTGATACCAGGTGGCGCTGATGCTCAGTATGAGTTCGGTTCATTCATGTCAGCTACGCTGAGCTGTGACCACAGGGTTATTGATG GTGCAATTGGTGCGGAATTTCTGAAAGCGTTCAAAGGGTATATTGAGAACCCGACGTCAATGTTGCTGTGA
- the LOC133918186 gene encoding dihydrolipoyllysine-residue acetyltransferase component 2 of pyruvate dehydrogenase complex, mitochondrial-like isoform X2 yields MSAAQLLRHSRKLRSLQNAIDCERSSLARCFSSGSGSFLVKENGVGKRTGGANFSQYNKPMKELETFKVPLGVNRSYTWRRAPTSGIPNAVSGLNGSFSCGQVVSARPFSSSADLPPHQEIGMPSLSPTMTEGNIAKWLKKEGDKVSPGEVLCEVETDKATVEMECMEEGYLAKIIHGDGAKEIKVGEIIAITVEEEGDIEKFKDYKPSSSAEPVAPAESKAQPEPSKPKVEEKEPTKAPEPKAPKTEEAPQSGDRIFASPLARKLAEDNNVPLSSVKGTGPDGRILKADIEDYLGKGGKSEALAAPGLSYVDIPNAQIRKVTANRLLASKQTIPHYYLTVDTRVDKLIKLRGELNPLQEVSGGKKISINDLVIKAAALALRKVPQCNSSWMNDFIRQYHNVNINVAVQTEHGLFVPVIRDADKKGLGTIAEEVKQLAQRAKENSLKPADYEGGTFTVSNLGGPFGIKQFCAIINPPQSAILAIGSAEKRVIPGGADAQYEFGSFMSATLSCDHRVIDGAIGAEFLKAFKGYIENPTSMLL; encoded by the exons ATGTCCGCCGCTCAACTTCTACGCCACTCCCGCAAG CTGCGGAGTTTGCAGAATGCTATAGATTGTGAGCGTTCTAGTCTTGCCCGGTGCTTCTCTAGTGGTTCCGGCTCCTTTCTCGTGAAGGAAAATG GTGTTGGAAAAAGAACTGGCGGCGCCAATTTTTCCCAATACAACAAACCCATGAAAGAGCTTGAGACATTCAAG GTGCCACTAGGAGTAAACAGAAGCTACACCTGGAGAAGAGCACCCACCAGCGGTATCCCGAATGCTGTTAGTGGCCTCAATGGTTCATTCTCATG TGGGCAGGTGGTTTCAGCACGACCATTCTCAAGTAGCGCAG ACCTGCCACCACATCAGGAAATTGGGATGCCATCGCTCTCCCCTACAATGACTGAG GGAAACATTGCCAAGTGGCTTAAGAAGGAAGGAGACAAGGTCTCCCCTGGTGAGGTTCTCTGTGAGGTGGAAACT GATAAAGCCACTGTGGAGATGGAGTGCATGGAAGAGGGCTATCTCGCTAAGATTATTCATGGAGATGGCGCCAAGGAGATTAAAGTGGGCGAG ATCATCGCTATAACTGTGGAAGAAGAGGGTGACATTGAGAAGTTTAAGGATTATAAGCCTTCGTCTTCAGCTGAACCTGTAGCTCCTGCTGAATCAAAGGCTCAACCTGAGCCTTCAAAGCCAAAGGTGGAGGAGAAAGAGCCTACCAAGGCTCCTGAGCCCAAGGCCCCCAAAACAGAAGAAGCTCCTCAATCTGGAGATCGAATATTCGCCAGCCCTCTTGCTCGAAAGCTGGCAGAAGATAACAAT GTCCCACTGTCAAGTGTGAAAGGTACTGGTCCTGATGGGCGTATTTTGAAGGCAGACATTGAAGATTACTTGG GCAAGGGTGGCAAGAGTGAGGCTCTTGCAGCTCCAGGATTAAGTTACGTAGATATTCCAAATGCACAGATAAGAAAG GTTACCGCAAACCGCCTTCTAGCATCGAAACAAACCATTCCACATTACTACTTGACAGTTGACACACGTGTCGATAAACTTATCAA GTTACGAGGGGAACTGAACCCTCTGCAGGAAGTCTCTGGTGGAAAGAAAATATCTATCAACGATCTTGTTATAAAG GCTGCAGCTTTGGCTCTTCGAAAGGTCCCCCAGTGTAACAGCTCATGGATGAATGATTTTATTCGTCA ATACCACAATGTGAACATCAATGTCGCTGTTCAGACTGAGCATGGATTGTTTGTTCCAGTAATTAGG GATGCAGACAAGAAGGGACTTGGTACAATTGCTGAGGAGGTGAAGCAGTTGGCTCAAAGAGCAAAGGAGAACAGCTTAAAACCAGCAGATTATGAG GGTGGCACATTCACCGTATCAAACTTGGGAGGTCCTTTCGGAATTAAACAATTCTGTGCCATCATAAATCCTCCTCAGTCAGCAATATTGGCCATTGGTTCTG CTGAGAAGAGGGTGATACCAGGTGGCGCTGATGCTCAGTATGAGTTCGGTTCATTCATGTCAGCTACGCTGAGCTGTGACCACAGGGTTATTGATG GTGCAATTGGTGCGGAATTTCTGAAAGCGTTCAAAGGGTATATTGAGAACCCGACGTCAATGTTGCTGTGA
- the LOC133917340 gene encoding L-lactate dehydrogenase A-like, which translates to MRKASSLSELGFNADGASSGFFRPVADAASTLTSHRRRLTKVSVIGVGNVGMAIAQTILTRDIADEITLVDALPDKLRGEMLDLQHAAAFLPRTRLVSDTDLAVTKGSDLAIVTAGARQIPGETRLNLLQRNVALFRKIVPALAEHSPDALLLIVSNPVDILTYVAWKLSGFPVNRVIGSGTNLDSSRFRFLLAEHLDVNAQDVQAYMMGEHGDSSVAVWSSVSVAGMPVLKSLQESHRCFDEEALEGIRRAVVDSAYEVISLKGYTSWAIGYSVASLVASLLRDQRRIHPVSVLASGFHGIPAENEVFLSLPARLGRGGVLGVAEMDLTEEEAKRLRRSAKTLWENCQLLGL; encoded by the exons atgaggaaGGCCTCGTCGCTGTCGGAGCTGGGGTTCAACGCTGACGGTGCGTCGTCGGGCTTCTTCCGCCCCGTGGCCGACGCCGCGTCCACGCTGACGTCGCACCGCCGTCGTCTGACCAAGGTGTCGGTCATCGGCGTGGGCAACGTGGGAATGGCGATCGCGCAGACCATCCTCACGCGCGACATCGCGGACGAGATCACGCTGGTGGACGCGCTCCCGGACAAGCTCCGGGGGGAGATGCTGGACCTGCAGCACGCGGCGGCGTTCCTGCCGCGCACGCGCCTGGTGTCGGACACGGACCTGGCCGTGACCAAGGGCTCCGACCTCGCCATCGTCACTGCTGGCGCCCGGCAGATCCCTGGGGAGACCCGGCTGAACCTGCTGCAGAGGAACGTGGCGCTGTTCAGGAAGATCGTGCCGGCTCTAGCGGAGCACTCGCCGGATGCGCTACTTCTCATCGTCTCCAACCCCGTGGACATTTTGACGTACGTGGCGTGGAAGCTGTCAGGGTTCCCGGTCAACCGCGTCATCGGCTCCGGCACCAACCTCGACTCGTCCAGGTTCCGGTTCCTCCTCGCGGAGCACCTCGACGTTAACGCGCAGGACGTGCAG GCGTACATGATGGGCGAGCACGGTGACAGCTCGGTTGCGGTGTGGTCGAGCGTCAGCGTGGCGGGGATGCCGGTGCTCAAGTCGCTGCAGGAGAGCCACCGCTGCTTCGACGAGGAGGCGCTCGAGGGCATCCGCCGCGCCGTCGTCGACAGCGCCTACGAAGTCATCAGCCTCAAGGGCTACACGTCCTGGGCCATCGGCTACTCCGTCGCCAGCCTCgtcgcctccctcctccgcgACCAGCGCCGCATCCACCCCGTGTCTGTGCTCGCCAGCGGATTCCACGGCATCCCGGCAGAAAACGAGGTGTTCCTCAGCCTCCCCGCCAGgctcggccgcggcggcgtccTCGGCGTCGCCGAGATGGACctcaccgaggaggaggccaagagGCTTCGCCGCTCGGCCAAGACACTCTGGGAGAACTGCCAGCTCCTCGGCCTCTGA
- the LOC133917341 gene encoding L-lactate dehydrogenase A-like, with the protein MRKASSLSQLGFDADSASSGFFRAVADGPYTPTSHRRRLTKVSVIGAGNVGMAIAQTILTRDIADEIALVDALPDKLRGEMLDLQHAAAFLPRTRLVSDTDLAVTKGSDLAIVTAGARQIPGETRLNLLQRNVALFRKIVPALAEHSPDALLLIVSNPVDILTYVAWKLSGFPVNRVIGSGTNLDSSRFRFLLAEHLDVNAQDVQAYMVGEHGDSSVAIWSTVSVAGMSVLKSLQESHSSFDEEALEGIRRAVVNSAYEVIGLKGYTSWAIGYSVANLVSSLLRDQRRIHPVSVLASGFNGIPEDRQVFLSLPARLGRGGVHGVVDMELTEEETRRLQRSAKTLWENCQLLGL; encoded by the exons ATGAGGAAGGCGTCGTCACTGTCCCAGCTGGGTTTCGACGCGGACAGCGCGTCGTCGGGCTTCTTCCGGGCGGTGGCTGACGGACCTTACACGCCGACGTCGCACCGCCGTCGTCTGACCAAGGTGTCGGTCATCGGCGCGGGCAACGTGGGCATGGCGATCGCGCAGACCATCCTCACGCGCGACATCGCGGACGAGATCGCGCTGGTGGACGCGCTCCCGGACAAGCTCCGGGGGGAGATGCTGGACCTGCAGCACGCGGCGGCGTTCCTGCCGCGCACGCGCCTGGTGTCGGACACGGACCTGGCCGTGACCAAGGGCTCCGACCTCGCCATCGTCACTGCTGGCGCCCGGCAGATCCCTGGGGAGACCCGGCTGAACCTGCTGCAGAGGAACGTGGCGCTGTTCAGGAAGATCGTGCCGGCTCTAGCGGAGCACTCGCCGGATGCGCTACTTCTCATCGTCTCCAACCCCGTGGACATTTTGACGTACGTGGCGTGGAAGCTGTCAGGGTTCCCGGTCAACCGCGTCATCGGCTCCGGCACCAACTTGGACTCGTCCAGGTTCCGGTTCCTCCTCGCCGAGCACCTCGACGTCAACGCGCAGGACGTGCAG GCGTACATGGTGGGAGAGCACGGTGACAGCTCGGTAGCTATCTGGTCGACGGTGAGCGTGGCCGGGATGTCGGTGCTCAAGTCTCTGCAGGAGAGCCACAGCAGCTTCGATGAAGAGGCGCTCGAGGGCATCCGCCGCGCCGTCGTGAACAGCGCCTACGAGGTGATCGGCCTCAAGGGCTACACCTCCTGGGCCATCGGCTACTCGGTGGCGAACCTCGTCAGCTCCCTCCTCCGCGACCAGCGCCGCATCCACCCGGTCTCGGTGCTCGCCAGCGGATTCAACGGCATCCCGGAGGACCGCCAAGTCTTCCTCAGCCTCCCCGCTAGgctcggccgcggcggcgtgCACGGCGTCGTCGACATGGAGCTCACCGAGGAGGAGACCAGGAGGCTCCAGCGCTCGGCCAAGACGCTCTGGGAGAATTGCCAGCTCCTCGGCCTCTAG